TGCTCAATTTGAGCGACTAGCGATTTATCTGGTGTTACAAAAGTCCAACCGTCTCCTGATTCTACAATATGTTCTGCTTTTTGAGAGATAAAAGGCTCTACTGCAAGAACCATTCCTTCTTTTAAAATCGTTGGATCCCAAGCATCATAATAATTCAGTACATGCTGTGGAGCTTCATGAAGCGATTTCCCTATTCCATGCCCAGTTAAGTTCATAATAACATGCAAACCATTTTCATTTGCTTCTCTAGCTACAGCTTTCCCGATTTGATTTAAACGAGATCCAGCCTTCACTTTTAACATAGCACGATTAAATGCGCTTTCAGCTACGGCACATAGTTTTTCTTTTTCTTCGTAGCCATCTCCAACGACGAATGAAATACCAGTATCCGAAAAATATCCATCATATGAGCCGGAGACATCAATGTTGACAATATCTCCTTCATTAATAACACGTGATCCTGGTATACCATGCGCCACTTCTTCGTTTACACTTATGCACGTGTAACCAGGAAAATCATATTCTCCCTTAGGTCCTGAAATGGCACCATTTTGTTCAAATAGCTTCCCGCCGATTTCATCGATTTCTTTCGTAGTAATACCTGGTTTTGTAGCTGCTCGCATTGCATCTCGAATTTCCGCCACAATCCGGCCAATTTTTTTTAATGCTTCTAACTCTTCATTTGTTTGTACAATCATCTTAAAAGATCCCTTCTCATTTGAATGTACAATAATCATATCATATTTATGCGTTATTCGGCAGTAATAGTCGTGGTGCTTTTACGAACAAGATAGTACAAATGAATGCAGCAAATAAAAATACTGGAATCATATAAGTAGCGTTATAGATTAATGAGTACAAAATGACGTTTTGATCGCCAGCATATTCTCCAAAAA
The nucleotide sequence above comes from Psychrobacillus glaciei. Encoded proteins:
- the map gene encoding type I methionyl aminopeptidase, whose translation is MIVQTNEELEALKKIGRIVAEIRDAMRAATKPGITTKEIDEIGGKLFEQNGAISGPKGEYDFPGYTCISVNEEVAHGIPGSRVINEGDIVNIDVSGSYDGYFSDTGISFVVGDGYEEKEKLCAVAESAFNRAMLKVKAGSRLNQIGKAVAREANENGLHVIMNLTGHGIGKSLHEAPQHVLNYYDAWDPTILKEGMVLAVEPFISQKAEHIVESGDGWTFVTPDKSLVAQIEHTIVVTKEGPLLLTKID